A DNA window from Gammaproteobacteria bacterium contains the following coding sequences:
- a CDS encoding NAD-dependent epimerase/dehydratase family protein, which yields MKRTLVIGAGGQVGTELVVALRALYGQENVLATDLRQEAAATLGGPFAPLDCTDGEAVLATLRRFRPDTVLHLAALLSVTGEQRPRLAYRVNLGGLVNVLEAARAQGSAVFFPSSIASFGPSIPLERVPQEAAQRPVTMYGITKAAGEMICDFYHLRFGVDTRGVRFPGLISHVAEPGGGTTDYAVDAFREAGARGAYTCPLRPDTQLDMMYMPDAVRAVIELMEADPRRLAHRNAYNITAMQFTPPMLAAEITRHLQHFRMAYRVDPLRQSIADSWPRRLDDSAAREEWGWRPEYDLAAMTADMFARLRDPDSAASAYPVTT from the coding sequence ATGAAACGGACTCTGGTGATCGGGGCCGGCGGCCAGGTGGGCACCGAACTGGTTGTGGCGCTGCGCGCCCTTTACGGGCAGGAGAACGTGCTGGCAACGGACCTGCGCCAGGAGGCGGCGGCGACGCTGGGCGGTCCCTTCGCACCCCTCGACTGCACGGACGGCGAGGCTGTGCTGGCGACGCTGCGACGCTTCCGCCCGGACACGGTGCTCCATCTCGCGGCGCTCCTGTCGGTGACCGGGGAGCAGCGCCCCCGGCTGGCGTACCGGGTGAATCTGGGCGGTCTGGTCAACGTACTGGAGGCGGCGCGCGCGCAGGGGTCGGCCGTTTTCTTCCCGAGCTCCATCGCGAGCTTCGGCCCCTCCATTCCACTCGAGCGAGTGCCGCAGGAAGCGGCCCAGCGGCCCGTCACCATGTACGGCATCACCAAGGCCGCGGGGGAGATGATCTGCGACTTCTATCACCTGCGCTTCGGCGTCGATACCCGCGGCGTGCGCTTTCCGGGCCTCATCTCGCATGTGGCCGAGCCCGGCGGCGGCACCACCGACTACGCCGTGGACGCCTTCCGGGAGGCGGGTGCGCGGGGCGCCTATACCTGTCCCCTGCGGCCCGATACGCAGCTGGACATGATGTACATGCCGGACGCCGTCCGCGCCGTGATCGAGCTGATGGAGGCGGACCCGCGCCGGCTTGCGCACCGCAACGCCTACAACATCACCGCCATGCAGTTCACTCCCCCGATGCTCGCTGCGGAGATCACGCGCCATCTGCAGCACTTCCGCATGGCCTACCGGGTGGACCCGCTACGGCAATCCATCGCCGACTCCTGGCCCCGGCGTCTCGACGATTCCGCGGCGCGCGAGGAGTGGGGATGGAGGCCGGAGTACGATCTTGCCGCAATGACCGCGGACATGTTCGCGCGGCTGCGGGATCCGGACTCCGCAGCCTCTGCATACCCGGTCACCACCTGA
- a CDS encoding SDR family oxidoreductase codes for MSGTGNLAGTACVVTGSTRGIGLEIASALARRDADVVVSARTDGDVRRVADELAALGSGRAAGIACDVRHPEECRRLIDSTAERFGRLDVLVNNAGWGRFAPIDELSVEHWREQIDTNLGGVFYCSRAAVPHLTAGGGGWIINIGSLAGRHAFAGGTGYNASKFGLLGMTEAMMLDLRHQDIRVSLIMPGSVNTGFRGQSASHDWKLDPRDVARAVVDLLAYPGRALPSRIELRPSRPTRKRT; via the coding sequence ATGAGCGGAACCGGGAATCTCGCCGGCACGGCGTGCGTTGTGACGGGAAGCACGCGGGGCATCGGGCTTGAGATCGCGAGCGCGCTCGCGCGCCGCGACGCCGACGTCGTCGTCAGCGCCCGGACGGACGGCGATGTCCGCCGGGTGGCAGACGAGCTGGCGGCGCTGGGTAGCGGACGCGCGGCCGGAATCGCGTGCGACGTGCGGCATCCGGAGGAGTGCCGGCGCCTGATCGATTCCACCGCGGAGCGCTTCGGACGGCTGGACGTCCTGGTGAACAACGCCGGCTGGGGCCGCTTCGCCCCCATCGACGAACTCTCCGTCGAGCACTGGCGCGAACAGATCGACACCAACCTGGGCGGCGTCTTCTACTGCTCCAGGGCGGCGGTTCCGCATCTGACCGCGGGCGGCGGCGGCTGGATCATCAACATCGGCTCGCTCGCGGGCCGGCACGCCTTCGCCGGTGGAACGGGGTACAACGCCAGCAAGTTCGGCCTCCTCGGCATGACCGAAGCGATGATGCTCGACCTGCGCCACCAGGACATCCGCGTGAGCCTCATCATGCCCGGCAGCGTCAACACCGGGTTCCGCGGCCAGTCCGCCTCGCACGACTGGAAACTGGATCCGCGCGACGTGGCACGGGCCGTGGTGGACCTGCTGGCCTATCCCGGGCGCGCCCTGCCCAGCAGGATCGAGTTGAGGCCCAGCCGACCGACTCGAAAGCGAACGTGA
- a CDS encoding SDR family oxidoreductase produces the protein MTDRPRTRNEAPPPGGRVALVTGGAVRVGRAITLALADAGFDVVVGYHGSTDAAREVVAEVEGRGRRAHSVRADLATSTGARALAEAATTVWGRLDLLVNNASTFLATPFEEVGEEEWDQVMAVNLKAPFLLIQATAAALAASRGSVVNIVDLSALRPWARYPHHSVSKAALAHLTRVAARSLAPRVRVNAVAPGSVLPEEDATPEAVRAAAARIPLGGWGSPDDVARAVLFLDRSPFMTGEVIVVDGGAHGAT, from the coding sequence GTGACGGACCGCCCGCGCACCCGAAACGAGGCGCCGCCACCGGGCGGCCGGGTGGCTCTGGTCACGGGTGGGGCGGTGCGCGTCGGGCGTGCCATCACCCTGGCCCTGGCGGACGCGGGCTTCGACGTGGTCGTGGGGTACCACGGCTCGACGGACGCGGCGCGGGAGGTGGTCGCGGAGGTGGAGGGCAGGGGACGCCGCGCGCACTCCGTGCGGGCCGACCTCGCCACGAGCACCGGCGCGAGGGCGCTGGCCGAGGCCGCGACAACCGTCTGGGGGCGTCTCGATCTGCTCGTCAACAATGCCTCCACCTTCCTGGCTACGCCGTTCGAGGAGGTCGGCGAGGAGGAATGGGACCAGGTGATGGCGGTCAACCTGAAGGCGCCCTTCCTGCTCATCCAGGCCACCGCGGCGGCACTCGCCGCCAGCCGGGGCAGCGTGGTCAACATCGTCGACCTGTCGGCGCTCAGGCCGTGGGCGCGCTATCCCCACCACTCGGTCTCCAAGGCCGCGCTCGCCCACCTCACCCGGGTGGCCGCGCGGTCGCTGGCGCCCCGGGTGCGGGTCAACGCGGTCGCGCCCGGCTCGGTGCTCCCCGAAGAAGACGCCACCCCGGAGGCCGTGCGGGCGGCCGCCGCGCGCATTCCGCTGGGCGGCTGGGGATCGCCCGACGACGTGGCGCGCGCGGTGCTTTTTCTCGACCGGTCGCCCTTCATGACCGGCGAGGTGATCGTGGTGGACGGGGGCGCGCACGGCGCCACCTGA
- the trxB gene encoding thioredoxin-disulfide reductase, giving the protein MTAQHERVVIIGSGPAAWTAAIYAARAALSPLVVEGAGSRTMIPGGQLMFTTDVENYPGFPEGVTGPEMMDAFRAQALRFDTRVITDDVVEVELEGQPKRLVTGRGPEILADSVIVATGANARWLSVPGEERLAQSGGGVSACAVCDGALPYFRGQVVAVVGGGDSAIEDATYMAKFAGRVIVIHRRDELRASAIMQQRAFDNDKIEFLWNKVVTEVLGGEVITGLRLKDTVTGEESTLEAGGMFVAIGHIPNTGFLNGQVELKANGYIELPTPWRTDTSLPGVFAAGDVMDDYYRQAVSAAGTGCMAALDAERWLAHGGPAENGAS; this is encoded by the coding sequence ATGACAGCACAGCACGAACGGGTCGTGATCATCGGGTCGGGCCCGGCGGCATGGACGGCGGCCATCTACGCGGCGCGGGCCGCGCTTTCGCCCCTCGTCGTGGAGGGGGCCGGCAGCCGCACCATGATCCCCGGCGGACAACTCATGTTCACGACCGACGTCGAGAACTACCCCGGCTTCCCGGAGGGCGTGACCGGCCCCGAGATGATGGATGCCTTCCGCGCGCAGGCGCTGCGCTTCGACACGCGCGTGATCACGGATGATGTGGTCGAGGTGGAGCTCGAGGGGCAGCCGAAGCGCCTCGTGACCGGACGCGGCCCGGAGATTCTCGCCGATTCCGTGATCGTGGCCACGGGGGCCAACGCCCGCTGGCTGAGCGTACCCGGAGAAGAGCGTCTGGCCCAGAGCGGCGGCGGCGTGTCGGCGTGCGCCGTGTGCGACGGGGCGCTTCCGTACTTCCGCGGCCAGGTCGTGGCCGTGGTGGGCGGCGGCGACAGCGCCATCGAGGACGCCACCTACATGGCGAAGTTCGCGGGCCGGGTGATCGTGATTCATCGGCGCGACGAGCTGCGCGCCTCGGCGATCATGCAGCAGCGCGCCTTCGACAACGACAAGATCGAGTTTCTGTGGAACAAGGTGGTGACCGAGGTGCTGGGCGGCGAGGTGATCACCGGGCTGCGGCTGAAGGACACGGTCACGGGGGAGGAGAGCACGCTCGAGGCGGGGGGGATGTTCGTCGCCATCGGTCACATCCCCAACACGGGGTTTCTGAACGGCCAGGTTGAACTCAAGGCGAACGGCTACATCGAGCTGCCCACCCCGTGGCGGACGGACACTTCCCTGCCCGGCGTGTTCGCCGCCGGGGACGTGATGGACGACTACTACCGCCAGGCGGTGAGCGCCGCAGGGACGGGCTGCATGGCCGCGCTGGACGCCGAGCGCTGGCTGGCGCACGGGGGCCCGGCGGAGAACGGCGCCTCGTAA
- a CDS encoding NAD(P)/FAD-dependent oxidoreductase — MKDIVDLTIIGGGPTGLFGAFYAGMRGMSCRIVDSLPELGGQLTALYPEKYIFDVGGFPKVLAKDLARELVDQGLQFGADVVLDEEVRGLREQDGVFVLEGASSEYRTRTVLIAGGKGAFEPMVLRCPGYEELLGHGVDYSVRDPEVYRGKRVVLVGGGDSALDWALILKDIVERLVVVHRRAVFRAHETSVARLEAAAKSGELELRIFWEVKEIRGNGRVEGCTIFDNRSDAEESFAVDAVLTFLGFKPDLGPIKSWGLEVDKKRIVVGQLMETSWPGIYAAGDLVSYPGKLDLIATGFAEAAIAVNNAIRRVDPNARVNPGHSTNLKIFKDK, encoded by the coding sequence ATGAAGGACATCGTCGATCTGACCATCATCGGCGGCGGTCCCACCGGCCTGTTCGGGGCCTTCTACGCCGGGATGCGCGGCATGTCCTGCCGCATCGTCGACTCGCTTCCCGAGCTGGGGGGACAGCTCACGGCCCTGTATCCCGAGAAATACATCTTCGACGTGGGCGGCTTTCCGAAGGTCCTCGCCAAGGACCTGGCCCGGGAGCTGGTGGATCAGGGCCTTCAGTTCGGCGCAGACGTGGTGCTGGACGAGGAGGTGCGCGGGCTTCGCGAACAGGACGGCGTCTTCGTGCTCGAGGGCGCGTCATCGGAGTACCGCACCCGCACGGTGCTGATCGCCGGCGGCAAGGGCGCCTTCGAACCCATGGTGCTCAGGTGCCCCGGTTACGAGGAACTCCTGGGCCACGGGGTCGACTACTCGGTGCGCGATCCCGAGGTCTACCGGGGCAAGCGGGTCGTGCTCGTGGGAGGAGGAGACTCCGCGCTGGACTGGGCACTGATCCTGAAGGACATCGTCGAGCGGCTGGTCGTCGTACACCGGCGGGCCGTCTTCCGGGCGCACGAGACATCGGTGGCCCGGCTCGAGGCAGCGGCGAAGTCGGGCGAGCTGGAACTGAGGATATTCTGGGAGGTGAAGGAGATCCGAGGCAACGGCAGAGTGGAAGGCTGCACCATCTTCGACAACCGGAGCGATGCGGAGGAGTCGTTCGCGGTGGATGCGGTGTTGACGTTCCTTGGCTTCAAGCCGGACCTGGGGCCGATCAAGAGCTGGGGACTCGAAGTGGACAAGAAACGCATTGTGGTCGGCCAGTTGATGGAGACGAGCTGGCCGGGCATCTATGCGGCCGGAGACCTGGTCAGCTACCCGGGCAAGCTCGACCTCATCGCCACCGGCTTTGCCGAAGCGGCAATTGCCGTGAACAACGCGATTCGCCGGGTGGACCCGAACGCGCGCGTGAACCCCGGGCACTCGACCAACCTCAAGATCTTCAAGGACAAGTAG
- a CDS encoding MlaD family protein encodes MRRNEVWVGVVILLSVVVAVAGSFWLRGYRLTRGTTTVEALFSGVGQLPDGASVKLRGVTIGRVNGIAVEPDGTAVRVGLAINADVQLPADAAVLIAPESMFGDWGAEIVSRSANPRLDFFEPSDPGVLAGFSIPDLSRLTATADQIADNLATITDRVEVAFTQETAENLRLVIENVGRVSEQVAELADAQIGAVEELVDNVRTSTREVEAAAALATRTLGEVERLLSGGVVDSIVGDTRVTAAEFRRLATDLRETTTGLSTTLEYADSTLVRFERIGRELETGEGTLAHLLADSTVAVQTQSVLTQLTLLLEDFRENPGRYVRLSIF; translated from the coding sequence ATGAGACGCAACGAAGTGTGGGTCGGGGTCGTGATTCTTCTGAGCGTCGTGGTCGCGGTGGCGGGGAGCTTCTGGCTTCGCGGGTATCGCCTGACCCGGGGCACGACCACGGTCGAGGCGCTTTTCAGCGGCGTGGGGCAGCTGCCGGACGGCGCCTCGGTGAAGCTGCGCGGGGTGACGATCGGACGCGTGAACGGCATCGCCGTCGAACCGGACGGAACCGCGGTGCGGGTTGGCCTCGCCATCAATGCCGACGTCCAACTGCCCGCCGACGCGGCCGTGCTCATCGCGCCCGAATCGATGTTCGGCGACTGGGGCGCGGAGATCGTGTCGCGCTCCGCCAACCCGCGCCTGGATTTCTTCGAGCCTTCGGATCCCGGCGTTCTGGCCGGTTTCAGCATCCCCGACCTTTCCCGGCTCACGGCCACGGCCGACCAGATCGCCGACAACCTGGCCACCATCACCGACCGGGTGGAGGTCGCCTTCACCCAGGAAACGGCTGAAAACCTCAGGCTGGTGATCGAGAACGTGGGCAGGGTCAGCGAACAGGTGGCGGAGCTTGCCGATGCCCAGATCGGGGCGGTTGAAGAACTGGTCGACAACGTTCGCACCTCCACCCGCGAGGTCGAGGCGGCGGCGGCGCTGGCGACCCGCACGCTCGGCGAGGTGGAGCGGCTGCTCTCGGGCGGGGTCGTGGATTCCATCGTGGGCGACACCCGCGTGACCGCCGCCGAATTCCGGCGCCTGGCCACCGATCTGCGCGAGACCACGACCGGGCTCTCCACCACGCTCGAATACGCGGATTCCACGCTGGTCCGCTTCGAGCGCATCGGGCGCGAACTGGAGACCGGGGAGGGCACCCTGGCCCATCTCCTGGCCGACTCCACGGTGGCCGTTCAGACGCAGTCGGTGCTCACGCAGCTGACCCTGCTGCTCGAGGACTTCCGTGAGAACCCGGGGCGCTACGTGCGCCTTTCGATCTTCTGA
- a CDS encoding ATP-binding cassette domain-containing protein has translation MIRLRGVHKAFGEKVVLKGFDLDVPRGSTVALIGASGAGKSVVLKHIVGLLAADQGSVSVDGREVAELDQEALYALRRRVGYVFQFAALFDSMTLAHNVEMGLRRIPGLSRRDIRRRAAECLELVDLRGLGDRYPAEISGGQRKRAGIARAIATRPRYLLYDEPTTGLDPVTTTVIGRLILRLREEIGATGLVVTHDLGTAYEVADSMAFLHDGRVRAHGAPGEIRISADPVVRSFIEGAPELMETIA, from the coding sequence GTGATCCGTCTGCGCGGCGTGCACAAGGCCTTCGGCGAGAAGGTCGTGCTGAAGGGCTTCGACCTGGACGTGCCCAGGGGGTCCACGGTAGCGCTGATCGGTGCCTCCGGGGCAGGAAAGTCGGTCGTGCTGAAGCATATCGTGGGACTGCTCGCCGCCGACCAGGGAAGCGTGAGCGTCGACGGCCGGGAGGTCGCCGAGCTGGATCAGGAGGCGCTGTACGCACTGCGGCGCAGGGTCGGCTACGTATTCCAGTTCGCGGCGCTGTTCGACTCCATGACGCTCGCTCACAACGTGGAGATGGGGCTGCGCCGGATTCCCGGCCTGAGCCGCCGGGACATCCGCCGGAGGGCCGCCGAGTGCCTGGAGCTTGTGGACCTGCGAGGATTGGGAGACCGTTATCCGGCGGAGATCTCCGGGGGACAGCGCAAGCGGGCGGGGATCGCGCGCGCGATCGCGACCCGTCCCAGGTATCTCCTCTACGACGAGCCCACCACCGGGCTCGACCCGGTGACGACGACGGTGATCGGCCGACTCATCCTCAGGTTGCGGGAGGAGATCGGGGCCACCGGCCTGGTGGTCACGCACGATCTCGGGACCGCCTACGAGGTGGCCGACTCCATGGCATTCCTGCACGACGGGCGGGTGCGGGCCCATGGCGCGCCCGGTGAGATCCGGATCTCCGCGGACCCTGTGGTCAGGTCGTTCATCGAAGGGGCTCCGGAACTGATGGAGACGATAGCATGA
- a CDS encoding ABC transporter permease: MAGKTLDFVGATGRAALRFAATVGEWGVLMQDTIRGLRAVRIWGGLVFEQMMRIGVASVPIALFIAAFTGIVLALQASYTFTGAVPVYLVGSLVGKTMIIELGPVLTGLALAGRVGASIAAELGTMRVTEQIDALETMAYDPAAYLVLPRVLAGAVMFPAVTLLASSLGIVAGWLTAIQLLEMSTPEFVRGLETFFVPFDVVFSVIKSFSFGLTVTSLGCFFGFRTRGGAAGVGRAATSAVVASSMVILVFDAFWAAVLL, encoded by the coding sequence ATGGCGGGCAAGACGCTGGACTTCGTCGGCGCCACCGGCCGCGCAGCCTTGCGGTTCGCGGCGACGGTTGGCGAATGGGGCGTCCTCATGCAGGACACCATCCGCGGTCTGCGCGCGGTCCGCATCTGGGGAGGGCTGGTCTTCGAACAGATGATGCGCATCGGCGTCGCCTCGGTGCCCATAGCGCTCTTCATCGCCGCCTTCACCGGCATCGTGCTGGCTCTGCAGGCTTCCTACACCTTCACCGGGGCGGTGCCCGTGTACCTGGTGGGCAGCCTGGTAGGCAAGACGATGATCATCGAGTTGGGACCGGTGCTGACCGGGCTGGCGCTGGCGGGGCGGGTTGGCGCGAGCATCGCCGCCGAGCTGGGGACCATGCGGGTGACCGAGCAGATCGACGCGCTGGAAACCATGGCCTACGATCCGGCGGCGTACCTGGTGCTCCCCCGGGTGCTCGCGGGCGCGGTGATGTTTCCGGCGGTTACCCTGCTGGCGTCGTCGCTGGGCATCGTGGCCGGCTGGCTGACCGCCATCCAGCTTCTGGAGATGTCCACCCCCGAGTTCGTGCGCGGGCTTGAGACCTTCTTCGTGCCCTTCGACGTGGTCTTTTCGGTGATCAAGTCGTTCTCGTTCGGTTTGACGGTGACGTCGCTGGGATGCTTCTTCGGCTTCCGCACCCGGGGAGGGGCCGCCGGAGTGGGCCGCGCCGCCACTTCGGCCGTGGTCGCAAGCAGCATGGTGATCCTGGTGTTCGACGCCTTCTGGGCCGCCGTACTGCTGTGA
- the rho gene encoding transcription termination factor Rho, translated as MDIAELKSKKVSELHELANELRIPNYSGLRKQDLIFRIEHKLLDSDVVLRGEGVLEILPEGYGFLRSQSWNYLYGPDDIYVSPSQIKRFDLRTGDTILGQVRPPKEGERYLALLKVENVNFEPPDKARHRMTFDNLRPRYPDERLRLECSRRDMSTRVVDLVAPIGKGQRGLITSPPKAGKTMLLQKVANSISENHPEVHLIVLLIDERPEEVTDMEENVDAEVIASTFDESADRHTQVAEMVLEKAKRLAEQGRDVVILLDSITRLARAYNVTVPHSGKILSGGVDSNALHKPKRFFGAARNIEGGGSFTIIATALIETGSRMDEVIFEEFKGTGNMELVLDRNIADKRVFPAIDINRSGTRKEELLLTETERNRVYLLRNFLSDMPVSEAIQFLIERMNRTETNREFMDSMQAG; from the coding sequence TTGGACATCGCCGAACTCAAGAGCAAGAAGGTCAGCGAGCTTCATGAGCTGGCCAACGAACTGCGCATCCCGAACTACTCCGGGCTGCGCAAGCAGGATCTGATCTTTCGCATCGAGCACAAGCTGCTCGACAGCGACGTCGTGCTGCGCGGAGAAGGCGTGCTCGAAATCCTCCCCGAGGGCTACGGATTCCTGCGCTCACAGAGCTGGAACTACCTCTACGGCCCCGATGACATCTACGTGAGTCCTTCGCAGATCAAGCGATTCGATCTGCGCACCGGCGACACCATCCTGGGCCAGGTGCGCCCTCCGAAGGAGGGCGAGCGCTATCTGGCGCTGCTCAAGGTGGAGAACGTCAACTTCGAGCCGCCCGACAAGGCCCGGCATCGGATGACGTTCGACAACCTGCGCCCGCGCTATCCGGACGAGCGCCTGCGGCTGGAGTGCTCGAGGCGCGACATGTCCACGCGCGTGGTGGATCTCGTCGCGCCCATCGGCAAGGGGCAGCGCGGGCTCATCACCTCCCCGCCCAAGGCGGGGAAGACCATGCTGCTGCAGAAAGTGGCCAACTCCATCAGCGAGAATCACCCCGAGGTGCACCTGATCGTGCTGCTCATCGATGAGCGGCCGGAGGAAGTCACCGACATGGAGGAGAACGTCGACGCCGAGGTGATCGCCTCAACCTTCGACGAGTCGGCGGACCGCCACACGCAAGTCGCGGAAATGGTGCTTGAGAAGGCCAAGCGGCTGGCCGAGCAGGGCAGGGATGTCGTGATCCTGCTGGACTCGATCACGCGCCTGGCGCGCGCCTACAACGTCACCGTGCCGCACTCGGGGAAGATCCTGTCGGGAGGCGTAGACTCCAACGCGCTGCACAAGCCGAAGAGATTCTTCGGAGCCGCGCGCAACATCGAGGGCGGAGGGTCGTTCACCATCATCGCCACCGCCCTGATCGAGACCGGAAGCCGCATGGACGAGGTGATCTTCGAGGAGTTCAAGGGCACCGGCAACATGGAGCTGGTGCTCGACCGCAACATCGCCGACAAGCGCGTCTTCCCGGCCATCGACATCAACCGTTCCGGCACCCGCAAGGAAGAGCTGCTGCTGACCGAGACCGAGCGCAACCGGGTGTACCTGCTGCGCAACTTCCTCTCCGACATGCCGGTTTCCGAGGCCATCCAGTTCCTGATCGAACGGATGAACCGGACGGAGACCAACCGGGAGTTCATGGACTCGATGCAGGCGGGGTAG